A window of Cottoperca gobio chromosome 16, fCotGob3.1, whole genome shotgun sequence contains these coding sequences:
- the pear1 gene encoding LOW QUALITY PROTEIN: platelet endothelial aggregation receptor 1 (The sequence of the model RefSeq protein was modified relative to this genomic sequence to represent the inferred CDS: deleted 2 bases in 2 codons), producing the protein MQQGEKRHPTGKKPGSMKKKRIGGWRGDDCSSACDDKHWGPSCSQQCKCENGALCDPVKGTCHCLPGFIGRYCEESCPAGTFGKGCLQRCKCGTGGSCDKATGECLCRDQFTGTFCEKACPRKCQARCPCQNGGICKGKGICDCPPGWTGAVCTQRCSEGSFGQNCADECVCHNRGKCDPETGQCQCAKGFTGNRCNEECAAGTYGQDCKGVCDCANGARCYNIDGGCLCEPGFSGPHCRDRMCAHGKYGMHCERTCLCQDKHTLSCHPMKGECTCHPGWAGLFCNETCAHGFYGHGCLEPCLCVNGGVCDSATGQCQCAPGYKGAHCESLCKSGTYGKNCSLKCSCENFVDCSPIDGACFCKEGWRGPYCSTPCSERTWGPGCNATCHCANRAKCNPADGSCVCTAGWQGARCDQPCPMGTFGPGCLKRCDCVHADSCQATTGECRCLPGWWGSRCSEPCSEGLWGRHCNQTCFKHCPNSDTCMRETGACVCRPGYWGVTCQNKCRAGMYGDQCSMSCPSCGQSYRCHHVTGECDCLPGHTGPNCDQVCPDGYYGKQCADVCVNCANNSTCDHRDGHCECLPGWTATDCSIPCSSGRFGSFCTQTCSCPTNLICDRHTGDCVCESEGDECKQESSVQSGSVMVPLPPGERESWGAIGGIVVLVLLVVLLLALLLLYRRRQKDKQNNTPTVSFSTSRTVNSEYAVPDVPHSYHHYYSNPSYHTLSQNRPPLPHLPNNHDRTIKNTNNQLFCSVKNMERERRGLFGVESNATLPADWKHHEPRKDSGAFGIDRSYSYSASLGKYYNKVTELKDAVAVSSSSLNSENPYATIKDLPGLPFCPQECSYMEMKSAVPRERAYTEITPPPFNTTTLRRERQSSLGHAPHEDPQSHYDLPVNSHIPGHYDLPPVRRPPSPRRTTQ; encoded by the exons ATGcaacagggagagaaaaggcaTCCAACTGGCAAGAAGCCCGGCTCgatgaaaaagaagagaatTGGAGGCTGGCGAGGCGACGACTGTTCCAGCG CCTGCGATGACAAACACTGGGGGCCAAGTTGCAGTCAGCAGTGCAAGTGTGAGAACGGAGCTCTCTGCGATCCCGTCAAGGGGACGTGTCATTGTCTTCCGGGGTTCATAGGACGCTACTGCGAGGAGTCCTGTCCAGCAGGCACCTTCGGGAAGGGCTGTCTGCAGAGGTGCAAGTGTGGCACCGGAGGGTCCTGCGATAAAGCAACGGGAGAATGTTTATGTCGGGACCAATTCACTGGGACTTT ctgtgAGAAAGCGTGTCCCAGGAAATGCCAGGCGCGATGCCCCTGCCAGAACGGTGGCATCTGTAAAGGCAAAGGGATCTGCGATTGCCCACCTGGATGGACG GGTGCAGTTTGCACGCAGCGATGTTCAGAGGGGAGCTTTGGACAAAACTGTGCTGATGAGTGCGTCTGCCACAACAGGGGCAAGTGTGACCCCGAAACTGGGCAGTGCCAGTGTGCTAAAGGTTTCACTGGTAACAG GTGTAATGAAGAATGTGCTGCAGGCACTTATGGTCAGGACTGTAAAggagtgtgtgactgtgctAACGGCGCACGCTGCTACAACATCGATGGAGGCTGCCTGTGCGAGCCGGGCTTCAGTGGTCCACACTGCAGGGACAGGATGTGTGCACACGGCAAATACGGCATGCACTGTGAACGCACTTGCCTCTgccaggacaaacacacactcag CTGCCACCCAATGAAAGGAGAATGCACATGCCACCCAGGGTGGGCAGGACTGTTCTGTAACGAGACCTGCGCTCACGGTTTCTACGGTCATGGCTGCCTGGAgccgtgtctgtgtgtgaatggagGGGTGTGTGATAGTGCCACCGGACAATGCCAGTGTGCCCCCGGGTATAAG GGGGCTCACTGTGAGAGTCTGTGTAAAAGTGGCACCTACGGCAAGAACTGCTCCCTGAAGTGCTCCTGTGAAAACTTTGTCGACTGCTCGCCAATTGACGGGGCTTGCTTCTGCAAAGAGG GCTGGCGTGGCCCGTACTGCTCCACCCCCTGCTCTGAGAGAACCTGGGGCCCAGGATGCAACGCCACCTGCCATTGCGCCAACAGGGCAAAATGTAATCCTGCAGATGGATCCTGCGTCTGCACAGCCGGTTGGCAGGGGGCGCGCTGTGACCAACCGTGCCCG ATGGGCACGTTTGGGCCAGGCTGCCTGAAGAGGTGTGATTGTGttcatgccgat tcctgccaaGCAACCACCGGGGAGTGCCGCTGTCTGCCAGGTTGGTGGG GTTCTCGCTGCAGTGAGCCATGTTCAGAGGGCCTGTGGGGGCGCCACTGTAACCAGACCTGTTTCAAGCATTGCCCCAACAGTGACACGTGCATGAGGGAAACTGGAGCGTGTGTGTGCCGCCCAGGTTACTGGGGAGTCACCTGTCAGAACA AATGCAGAGCTGGTATGTATGGTGACCAGTGCAGCATGTCATGCCCATCCTGTGGCCAGTCGTACCGCTGCCACCATGTGACAGGAGAGTGTGACTGCCTACCTGGACACACCGGACCCAACTGTGATCAAG tttgtCCAGACGGCTACTACGGCAAACAGTGCGCTGACGTTTGTGTTAACTGTGCAAACAACTCTACGTGCGACCACCGGGATGGTCACTGTGAATGTTTGCCCGGCTGGACTGCCACTGACTGCTCCATAC cGTGTAGTTCAGGTCGTTTTGGTTCGTTCTGCACTCAGACCTGCTCCTGTCCGACCAACCTCATCTGTGACCGACACACGGGAGACTGTGTCTGTGAAAGTGAAGGAGATGAGTGTAAACAAG AGTCGTCTGTGCAGTCAGGGAGCGTCATGGTTCCCCTTCCTCCTGGTGAGCGGGAGTCGTGGGGAGCCATCGGCGGCATCGTCGTGCTCGTCCTCCTGGTGGTCCTGCTGCTGGCTCTGCTGCTCCTCTACCGCCGCAGGCAGAAGGACAAGCAGAACAACACGCCGACCGTGTCCTTCTCCACCAGCCGCACAGTCAACTCTGAATACGCCGTTCCAG ATGTTCCTCACAgttaccaccactactactccAACCCCAGCTACCACACACTGAGCCAGAACAGGCCTCCACTGCCACACCTCCCCAACAACCACGACCGCACCATCAAG AACACCAATAACCAGCTGTTCTGCAGTGTGAAAaacatggagagggagaggcggGGCCTGTTTGGGGTTGAGAGCAACGCCACACTTCCTGCAGACTGGAAACACCACGAGCCTCGCAAAGACTCAG GAGCTTTTGGAATTGATCGCAGCTACAGCTACAGTGCCAGCCTTGGAAAATATTACAACAAAG TGACAGAGCTGAAGGACGCGGTGGCGGTGAGCAGCAGCTCTCTGAACAGCGAAAATCCTTACGCCACCATCAAAGAT CTGCCGGGCCTGCCCTTCTGCCCCCAGGAGTGCAGCTACATGGAGATGAAGTCAGCCGTGCCCCGAGAGCGAGCGTACACTGAGATCACTCCGCCACCGTTCAACACGACCACTTTACGCAGAG agcgCCAGAGTTCCCTCGGTCACGCTCCACACGAGGACCCCCAGAGCCACTACGACCTCCCCGTGAACAGCCACATCCCGGGACACTACGACCTTCCACCTGTCCGCCGACCCCCCTCCCCCAGGAGAACAACTCAGTGA